The Mesorhizobium sp. M1D.F.Ca.ET.043.01.1.1 genome contains a region encoding:
- a CDS encoding DUF2314 domain-containing protein: MTLAVRAMLCLALVLCSGTARAQATNPNDDRVTIFATGDPEMAAATEQALASLDEFLKLADAPPPGASRFKLKVKVKDGNVTEHFWVVPFRRTETGFVGILSNQPAEVHNVVLGQNIEFTRDDISDWGYTRDGHQVGSFTVCVMFKKMSKEEADYLRTKFGFDC, translated from the coding sequence ATGACATTGGCCGTTCGCGCCATGCTGTGCCTGGCTCTCGTCTTGTGCTCGGGGACGGCCAGGGCGCAGGCCACGAATCCAAATGACGACCGCGTCACCATCTTTGCCACCGGCGATCCGGAAATGGCCGCGGCGACGGAGCAGGCGCTTGCCAGCCTGGACGAGTTCCTGAAGTTGGCCGATGCTCCCCCGCCTGGCGCCTCCCGCTTCAAACTGAAGGTCAAGGTGAAGGATGGCAACGTCACCGAACATTTCTGGGTCGTACCCTTCCGCCGCACCGAAACCGGATTTGTCGGGATTCTGTCGAACCAGCCGGCCGAGGTGCACAATGTCGTGCTCGGCCAGAACATAGAATTCACCAGGGATGATATTTCCGACTGGGGATACACCAGGGACGGACATCAGGTCGGCAGCTTCACCGTCTGCGTGATGTTCAAGAAGATGTCGAAGGAAGAGGCCGATTATCTTCGCACCAAGTTCGGCTTCGACTGCTGA